The Mucilaginibacter sp. PAMB04168 genome contains the following window.
TTTTGGCATTCATTTCGTCTTTGCCGTACTGGTTCGTGGTTAGCCAAACCAGGTACTGCTCAAACCAAGTTTTTATTGTTTTAAGATCCTCTTTGCTTATTACTTTCGAATCCTGTATCGCCTCAACACCCTGCACCACTTCCATTAGTTGTATGGTATCAATAATGCCAATGCCCCTGCCCGTGGCTACGCCTTTGACAGCCTGTGCATACTGTAGGTTGGGGTTCATCAATGTTTGAGGATTAACAAACCATGCTTTTAAATGCAACAAAGCATGCTGCGCATACTTCTTATCGTGTGTGAGCTGATAGGCTGAGGCTAACGCGCCAACAATACGACTAAAGCGAATCATGGCTAAACGGTGAGCCACAAAGTTTTGTGGGTTAGTCAAGCCGTCTTTTTGAATGTACGGTCCGGTTGGATTTTCAGGGTTGGGCCACCAGTAATCGCCCTCCGAATAAAAGTCGTGTCTGCCCCCTGCACTGCGCGGACTGCTTTCTGCCGTAACGGTGACCGGTTGCTGCGTTAGCGCCCATGCCGCTTCATTCAGAATAGATTGACGCAAAGTGGCTGCCACCTGATCCTTTACGGTACCGTCGGCAGCTATGCGCCAGCTCAGCGTTAGGCATGAGGCTATCATTAATACAGCGACAAAATTTCTCATATGCCTTAATTACTTTTTAGCCTGTCTTACCTGGTTAAGCACCAGTTGCCAATCATAGTATTCGTTCCCTGCAACCTGTTGTATTGTTTTCACTAATGATGTATCATAATATGCAGCTAATGAGAGTACTACAATGCCGTTACGCTGTTTAAACGGCGCTCCTGCTACATACCCTTTTTCACCATTGGCCGCACGGTCTCGGTCAAATTTAACTTTACTGTTAGCAAACTCACCATGCGTCTTCTCCCCTGTTACAAACGGCACCAGGAACTGAACCGACTTTTGCACTGATGATTTGGTCGGCGACTCAACGCTGTAGTAATTTTTACCATTCGCTCTACTAATCACTATGAGGGCTTTAAGAAGCGGTTCGAGCGTATAAATATGGTAATGCAAAGCATCCCGTTCGGCAAAGTCAAAGCTTGAGCCGTCCGGATATAAATTTTGAGCCAGCTGCTTTTCCAGTTCAGCCGTAATTGTATCCCGATACTTATCGGCATGTATGGCATAGGCTATCTGCGTTATAATTTTGATGCGGTGTGAATTCCAGTTATTTTTTGAAGTTGATTTAGTTGGCGTAGCCGATACGCTATGTATTTCGGCGTGGGCAATGCTCTCCAGCCAAGTGTCAATTGCTTGTTTATTTGGTTTGCTTACTTCGTCGCGTATCAGGTCATAACCGGTAAACATTTCCTCTAGCTTGGTTTCGTCAATTGGGTCGCCGGTGGCTTTGTTTATTTGGGCCCAAGCTGTCAGGTATTCCTGCGCCTTGTTCAAATAATCTTTGTTACCATAAAGACGATAGATCAAAGCAAGGGCATATATCTTGGGCGCATCAGCAACAGCTTTCAAACTGGCCGTTTTGGCCGGATTACCCTGTAGTAATCCTTGAGATGTTACCTTTTCAATGGGGTTTGGTGCTTCATTAAGTGCCTTTTCGGCCACTTGTTTCCACTCTGCAAATTCCTTTTGCACGCGGGCATCCTTTTCAACGGCTGTTTTAAGCGTTTTAACTTCGGCAGCGGTTAAACTTACGTATTGTGCTTTAACCCCCAACGTGAGGGTAAGCAAACTGCAGGTTATTATTATCTTTTTCAATTTAAAGGTAAATTAATAGTCATTTTCTAATTCACTAATTCAAACTTATCTTCAAGCATGATGTGGTCTGATGAATTACCAAGCATGAGTTTGAAGTCGCCAGGCTCAGTTGTCCAATTCATCTTCTGATCGTAAAAAGACAGTTTTTCTCTATTGATTACAAACTTAAGCGTTTTGCTTTCGCCAGCTTTCAAAAACACTTTTTCGAAACCCTTCAGTTCCTTAACCGGCCGTGTAACACTGGCAAACATGTCTTGCAGATATAGTTGCACTACCTCTTCTCCATCATACTTACCGGTATTAGATAATTTGCAAGTCACAGTAACTGAATCGGCGCTACTAAACTTGTTTTTGTCGAGTTTTAAATCGCTTAAGTTAAATGTGGTGTAACTTAAGCCATAACCAAATGCAAAGCGAGGACTATTCTGCATATCCAAATACCCTGAGCGATAGGTTGCCGCCACATCAGTTGGTGATGGCCTACCGGTGCTTTTGTAATTGTAATAAACGGGTATCTGGCCTTCTGACCGTGGAAATG
Protein-coding sequences here:
- a CDS encoding alginate lyase family protein, which gives rise to MRNFVAVLMIASCLTLSWRIAADGTVKDQVAATLRQSILNEAAWALTQQPVTVTAESSPRSAGGRHDFYSEGDYWWPNPENPTGPYIQKDGLTNPQNFVAHRLAMIRFSRIVGALASAYQLTHDKKYAQHALLHLKAWFVNPQTLMNPNLQYAQAVKGVATGRGIGIIDTIQLMEVVQGVEAIQDSKVISKEDLKTIKTWFEQYLVWLTTNQYGKDEMNAKNNHGTCWVMQTACFAKFTKNEDLLDSCRNRYKNVLLPGQMAADGSFPLELKRTKPYGYSIFNLDAMTTICELLSTPKDNLFTYQTVDGRSIKKGIEFLYPYLKDKNKWPYHKDVMHWDSWPAAQPALVFGANAYKNAEWLNTWKRLEHDPANEEIIRNLPVRHPLIWLNK
- a CDS encoding alginate lyase family protein; this translates as MKKIIITCSLLTLTLGVKAQYVSLTAAEVKTLKTAVEKDARVQKEFAEWKQVAEKALNEAPNPIEKVTSQGLLQGNPAKTASLKAVADAPKIYALALIYRLYGNKDYLNKAQEYLTAWAQINKATGDPIDETKLEEMFTGYDLIRDEVSKPNKQAIDTWLESIAHAEIHSVSATPTKSTSKNNWNSHRIKIITQIAYAIHADKYRDTITAELEKQLAQNLYPDGSSFDFAERDALHYHIYTLEPLLKALIVISRANGKNYYSVESPTKSSVQKSVQFLVPFVTGEKTHGEFANSKVKFDRDRAANGEKGYVAGAPFKQRNGIVVLSLAAYYDTSLVKTIQQVAGNEYYDWQLVLNQVRQAKK